A portion of the Stigmatella aurantiaca DW4/3-1 genome contains these proteins:
- a CDS encoding PEGA domain-containing protein has product MNVLALTLLPALALASPPPSARRVSALLIPMDQGAEARGVKLETYMNEGLEQFSGFTVRKPEELFGMPPDDEAKASLQRGSQGLSASVKAYEANDYEDAERKLRAALKELQAGAGVMGACKELCEATALYAAVLYRRGDVEEARLHLIDLMALNPTFELSPKRYSKEFISLRAQVATSRSAMLRGSAMVKSQPSGARVYVDGEFQGYTPMTVSTLQVGKHLLRLERPGFRQHGQIMEVSPDDVEVTAELSPTTAYKKYDAQLDTVAGEIIKTAPSPAASALGKALGVDRGVLGTVKALGPQGTELVVGFFDLQSGKKLAGRRVVLQGDEFGQEKAEIGRLVNALVSTALSGGSPKQKASDPLENRQGTEDWNGENPGGQRSVSEKKPRKGDPLDGVNGTEDW; this is encoded by the coding sequence ATGAACGTCCTGGCGCTCACGTTGCTCCCCGCCCTTGCCCTGGCCTCCCCGCCCCCTTCCGCGCGGCGCGTCAGCGCCCTGCTCATCCCCATGGACCAGGGAGCCGAGGCGCGCGGCGTGAAGCTCGAGACCTATATGAACGAGGGGCTGGAGCAGTTCTCCGGCTTCACCGTGCGCAAGCCCGAAGAGCTGTTCGGCATGCCGCCGGATGACGAGGCCAAGGCCTCGCTCCAGCGGGGCTCCCAGGGGCTCTCGGCGAGCGTGAAGGCCTATGAGGCCAACGACTATGAGGATGCGGAGCGCAAGCTGCGCGCCGCCCTCAAGGAGTTGCAGGCGGGCGCGGGGGTGATGGGCGCCTGCAAGGAGCTGTGCGAGGCCACGGCCCTGTATGCCGCCGTGCTCTACCGGCGGGGGGATGTGGAGGAAGCCCGGCTTCACCTCATCGACCTGATGGCGCTCAACCCCACGTTCGAGCTGAGCCCCAAGCGCTACTCCAAGGAGTTCATCTCCCTGCGCGCCCAGGTGGCCACCAGCCGCAGCGCGATGCTGCGCGGCAGCGCCATGGTGAAGTCCCAGCCCTCGGGCGCGCGGGTCTATGTGGATGGGGAGTTCCAGGGCTACACCCCGATGACGGTGAGCACCCTGCAGGTGGGCAAACACCTGTTGCGCCTGGAGCGCCCTGGCTTCCGGCAGCACGGCCAGATCATGGAAGTGTCACCGGACGACGTGGAGGTGACCGCCGAGCTCAGCCCCACCACCGCGTACAAGAAGTACGACGCGCAGCTCGACACGGTGGCCGGGGAGATCATCAAGACGGCGCCCAGTCCGGCGGCCTCCGCGCTGGGCAAGGCGTTGGGCGTGGACCGGGGCGTGCTCGGAACGGTCAAGGCCCTGGGCCCCCAGGGCACGGAGCTGGTGGTGGGCTTCTTCGACTTGCAGAGCGGCAAGAAGCTCGCGGGCCGGCGCGTGGTGCTCCAGGGCGACGAGTTCGGCCAGGAGAAGGCGGAGATTGGCCGGTTGGTGAACGCGCTGGTCAGCACCGCCCTGAGCGGGGGCAGCCCCAAGCAAAAGGCCTCGGACCCGCTGGAGAACCGGCAGGGCACGGAGGACTGGAACGGGGAGAACCCGGGCGGCCAGCGCAGTGTGTCCGAGAAGAAACCCCGCAAGGGCGATCCCCTCGATGGAGTGAACGGTACGGAGGACTGGTAG
- the sppA gene encoding signal peptide peptidase SppA: MRLLALPLLLASGVALAQTPAIIRPLVSSRGLTLPPESTALVDEATALSINPAGLRFVDAPQLFYVHERHQVLDQVGNGLFTGTSLFGVAGVGFGVEWLRHASAPDYRRTSFGFSLGTDTLALGATHHAFSSADSEGVDRLSSWDIGLSGRPCRGFSYGLVAKDLNEPEEGAFRVQRTFELGVGLRPFGERYTLGVDYLLRRGGLDEGRLSYTLKTEVVPGLRLSAGASHGLQRGEALAVQVAATLDTAFLGLTYAGGGTEDGLDHSLALRMSLAPYRSLRRPSGVVALVDLNDRLAGGVSPSLALLGISGPDPYLRLMRFLELATQDERLRGVVLKVEGLGGVDWGRAEELRQAVLRLRAAGKKVLALVLSCDDKGYFVASAADRLYALPASSFLINGLSAGVTSVGGTMEKLGVSWDVARVGEYKTAPEQLTRRDMSEAERETLNAWLDTQVDWYEQAVVSERKLPVERLREAWKVGLIPPPVAQSLGLIDGILQGQKELEQRLEQLIPGASYAENYSPRDEQETRWGRRRRIAIVPVLGTIAGGKSREDPLGATRIAGAETVALALYRAQMDPAVVAIVLRVDSGGGDVLASDLMYRAVLEAKKVKPVIASMGDVAASGGYYAAMAADEIFANPTTLTGSIGVFYLKPALKGLLEDKLGITQQTLPRAPLADLLGLWRPWTPEEQRAVQAWVDATYDTFITYAAEARKLEKAQVDTLARGRVWSGKDAHARGLVDRLGGLAEAVAAARSRGGASASEDVEVVVYGEARGFLSSLGGEPGVLARLLPEPSSPLPPGLQGLLRDTGLTGSLLEPGLKAALPFAVSVE, encoded by the coding sequence ATGCGCCTCCTGGCCCTGCCGCTGCTCCTTGCTTCGGGCGTCGCCCTTGCCCAGACCCCCGCCATCATCCGCCCGCTCGTCAGCTCGCGCGGGTTGACGCTCCCGCCGGAGTCCACGGCGCTGGTGGATGAAGCCACCGCCCTGTCCATCAACCCCGCGGGGCTGCGCTTCGTGGATGCGCCCCAGCTCTTCTACGTGCACGAGCGCCACCAGGTGCTGGACCAGGTGGGCAATGGCCTCTTCACCGGCACGTCCTTGTTCGGGGTGGCCGGGGTGGGCTTCGGGGTGGAGTGGCTTCGCCACGCGAGCGCGCCCGATTACCGCCGCACCTCGTTCGGCTTCTCCCTGGGCACGGACACGCTGGCGCTCGGGGCCACGCACCACGCCTTCTCCTCCGCGGACAGCGAGGGCGTGGACAGGCTGTCGAGCTGGGACATTGGTCTGTCGGGGCGTCCCTGCCGGGGCTTCTCCTACGGCCTCGTCGCCAAGGATCTCAATGAGCCCGAGGAGGGCGCCTTCCGTGTGCAGCGCACCTTCGAGCTGGGCGTGGGCCTGCGCCCCTTCGGCGAGCGCTACACGCTGGGGGTGGACTACCTGCTGCGCCGCGGGGGGCTGGACGAGGGGCGTTTGAGCTACACGCTGAAGACGGAGGTGGTGCCGGGCCTGCGGCTGAGCGCGGGCGCCTCGCATGGCTTGCAGCGGGGCGAGGCGCTGGCCGTCCAGGTTGCGGCCACGCTGGACACCGCGTTCCTCGGCCTGACCTATGCGGGCGGCGGAACGGAGGACGGGCTGGACCACTCGCTGGCGCTGCGCATGTCCCTGGCGCCCTACCGGAGCCTGCGCCGTCCCTCGGGGGTGGTGGCGCTGGTGGACCTCAACGACCGGCTCGCCGGAGGGGTGAGCCCCTCGCTGGCGCTGCTCGGCATCTCCGGGCCGGACCCTTACCTGCGGCTGATGCGCTTCCTGGAGTTGGCCACCCAGGACGAGCGGCTGCGAGGCGTGGTGTTGAAGGTGGAGGGGCTGGGCGGGGTGGACTGGGGCCGGGCGGAGGAGCTGCGCCAGGCCGTGCTGCGGCTGCGCGCCGCGGGCAAGAAGGTGCTGGCGCTGGTGCTCTCCTGCGACGACAAGGGCTACTTTGTCGCCTCTGCCGCGGACCGGCTCTACGCGCTGCCCGCCTCCTCGTTCCTCATCAACGGCCTGTCGGCGGGCGTCACCAGCGTGGGGGGCACGATGGAGAAGCTGGGCGTGTCCTGGGACGTGGCGCGGGTGGGCGAATACAAGACGGCGCCCGAGCAGCTCACCCGCAGGGACATGAGCGAGGCGGAGCGCGAGACGCTCAACGCCTGGCTGGACACGCAGGTGGACTGGTACGAGCAGGCGGTGGTGAGCGAGCGCAAGCTGCCGGTGGAGCGGCTGCGGGAGGCCTGGAAGGTGGGTCTCATTCCTCCCCCGGTCGCCCAGTCCTTGGGGCTCATCGACGGCATCCTCCAGGGCCAAAAGGAGCTGGAGCAGCGGCTGGAGCAACTGATTCCGGGGGCCTCCTACGCGGAGAACTACTCCCCACGGGATGAGCAGGAGACGCGCTGGGGCCGCCGCCGCCGCATCGCCATCGTGCCCGTGCTGGGCACCATCGCCGGGGGCAAGAGCCGTGAGGATCCGCTGGGGGCCACCCGCATCGCCGGGGCGGAGACGGTGGCGCTCGCCCTGTACCGGGCCCAGATGGACCCCGCCGTGGTGGCCATCGTCCTCCGGGTGGACTCGGGCGGAGGGGACGTGCTCGCCTCGGACCTGATGTACCGCGCGGTGCTGGAGGCCAAGAAGGTGAAGCCCGTCATCGCCTCCATGGGGGATGTGGCCGCCTCGGGCGGCTACTACGCGGCCATGGCCGCGGATGAAATCTTCGCCAACCCCACCACGCTCACCGGCAGCATCGGCGTCTTCTACCTGAAGCCCGCGCTCAAGGGCCTGCTGGAGGACAAGCTGGGGATCACCCAACAGACCCTGCCCCGCGCCCCCCTGGCCGACCTGCTGGGCCTGTGGCGGCCGTGGACCCCCGAGGAGCAGCGGGCCGTGCAGGCCTGGGTGGATGCCACTTATGACACCTTCATCACCTACGCGGCCGAGGCCCGGAAGCTGGAGAAGGCCCAGGTGGACACCCTGGCCCGGGGACGGGTGTGGTCCGGCAAGGACGCCCACGCCCGGGGGCTGGTGGACCGGCTGGGGGGCCTCGCGGAGGCGGTGGCGGCGGCCCGGAGCCGGGGCGGCGCTTCTGCCTCGGAGGACGTGGAGGTGGTGGTGTACGGCGAAGCGCGAGGGTTCCTCTCCTCGCTGGGCGGTGAGCCCGGGGTGCTCGCCCGGTTGCTGCCCGAGCCCTCCTCTCCCCTTCCCCCAGGCCTGCAAGGGCTCTTGCGGGACACGGGCCTCACGGGTTCGCTGCTGGAGCCAGGGCTGAAGGCAGCCCTTCCCTTTGCCGTGTCGGTGGAGTGA